The DNA region cggtatattgtataagtattattttaaatagaCGTTTAATGATATAATTAACCATCGTAATTAGTGTATTATGTAGTACATTAGGTATATTATGTGTAAGGTagatactatatgtataataatgttatAAATGCAGGTGTGTCAGTGTTACCAAGTCTGATGATAACCTTACATTCTATTATACCAACGGAGAGTTTGtcctattttttattacacagtgtataggtatactatTAGGTATACTGCTATGTGTAGGTTTATTATTTGATGATATGGTATTAGAGTGGGTGCAATTCATCGTCAGACTAATCATTGCAATGGCCTGCATGTCTGCCCGTCTCTAcgttttttgcaaattaaGGATATTATACATTATCTCGATCCTTACATGGAATTTTTCATACCCACGAACGGGTGTTTCTGTcaagttttcttttaattcacTTTCACTTATCTCGCTttatgaatgaataataattatataataacggAAGatcgtatatgcatatatacatgtatatataatatataattagaCAAAAGTTCCGcgatgaaattataataaaatatatatatactatacgtattatgtatataccgtttgcgataattattatcttcGTAATTCACTGAAACGATTCCAGAGCTAATTTTTATTGcatcgttaatttttatttattataatttcgttGAGTATAAGAAATTCCAAGAAATTCCGAGACTTCAGTGTATCCGAATGTATCACATATCGCGATTCTGTACAGATTCTTATTAATTCTCTTTCATTCGTCGTATAAGGAGTTTATTGTACGTTTTAATGACTTCAGGAACGAATTTCGTAatcaaaggagaaaaaaaaaatattgtgagGAATAATTTTACGGAAGTGCCTACGAATACGAATTATTTGGCGACGAAActtgaaatgaagaaatcaaacttttacagaCAACACAAATGCGACGGCTTCGAGTTAAATTCCGAAATGCAAGATcccgaaaaataaagtttcgatagaatgaaatttcgaaaattaaaatatactcaccaTTCGAACTTTggtgtttcgtcaaagtttgatttctttgctTAAAGTATCgccacgaaaaaaattaaaattcggaatttggcgTTTtcgaactttttcaaattaacgaaaaacACACTTAGGTACCACATGTAGCGTCATCGAAGATTTCGACGTACGTACGATGCAAAACGAAAGACGAGTCTGTTTGAATCTTGATTATGTTATACTGAATATTTGGTTGCCCATATTTCCATATGGATGCTTGGCGGTTTCTAATGGTTACACGTAGTAAATGACAACTACTTATCGACTACTTGTAAATGCGTATTTGGTACTCCGCCGTAATGCGTAGACGAGTTTAAATAACGAGATGCTGAACAacgataatataaaaataaaaaatatcaccgaaatacaaaataattaaggagagaaaaaaacttgaccaAACAGAATCGaaagaatttataatatattttgttgccTTGATACGTTTCTGActtttctatatgtatacatacctatatacatataaatagtattagtaattatatgtatatgtgtgtatagcAGCGATTATTGGGCAGTTGGATGGTTAATTAAGCAACAACAGGCCAAAGACTCCAGTcattatataggtatgttcgatattctaaaattattcttttactCTCTAAatcctattattattacatttagGTATAATAACAAGATCTGGCCAAAACGTGATTATAAACTTCAACAAATATCCTATATAGCACACGATAACTATatcatatcaataataataaaaattaataataataataatagtaataataataatataaacctAAACGATCGATAATTACgacattattataatattgtacaaatACGAATGATTTCGTGTAAATGCGTAATAAAATGTCTACAATAAAGATGATCATTTGGCCACGTAAATTGGAAGcaattgttattttaatatCTTTGACCCTTACTTTcataaatttcgacgaatcaaTTACGTACATTATATTAATCTGCGATCTTGCACAGAACGGAAATAATagcaatattaataataagaataacgacgacaacaacaacaataataatgtttataataataatgataataataatgataataatacaataatcaattttatattatctatacataatatcaattataatgataattgttattataattaatataatatatacgtatatagtatTATTAAGATAtccatatataatgtatatatcaactaaataattaattcatttgGCAATAATATTTTAGTTGAAGAATTATTAACGTtgatggttaaaaaaaagggtgtaaagaaaaatcaataagaatttaaaaacaaaaaaaaaaaaaaaaaaaaaaaacacacaaggAAATGAGTCATGATAAAACGAAGTAGGGTGATTTATTTTCTACCCCGAAACTTAAGAATTTCTTTATATAATCGCCGTATAATCGGATGATATGCGGCGCTGTATACACATACGcgatattatacaattattataatcgaTGAGTGCTGATGATTTTTATGTAGCGGTGATAATTTACTGTTTACCAGATTTCTTGTTTGACCGATCGCCTGGAACGAGAAACAACACTCGGTGTATTTTTCCGATCTCatataattatcatattcGTGAATTATGTCTTTCCCTCCCTTacataccgtgtgtccatgaggaaagtgccccccttatgcgcgtgcgtcgagtcattcgaattttattggccaacAGTGACTGTccgaaaatgtccctagaagccCACAGCTAACGGCGGGcatctagggacattttctgaaagtcgcgattggtattgtgTTGGCTGCTCAATCCtgtaactgtcggccaatcaaattcgaacgacttgaaggtacgcactttcctcatggacacacgctatatgtatacataaattttatttgtggGAAACCGCGAAATCACGCGGAGGAaagtgaatataattatatttgtggtagaaaattttcaagggTACGTAAtgcatgtaaaaaattaaggtaataataataaggatGACGTTGGAACTTACTTTTCGGAGTTTTCTTCGCGTTGGTTTCCGGCTTGCATCTCTTTGTACGACGTCGCGTTTTTTCGCAGGAACGATCGCTGTCCGGTTTCAGATTGTCTATCCGGTTCATCTGCTGATCGACGCATTCGCTCCATGTTCCCTTTTCGTAGCGACACTCTGTGCTCAGCGCCACGCATATAATCATACAACGAAAAACTCTGTTATCATCGTTACTCACGTGTCTGGGTATAATTTAAGGTTATGTAGTACTTCTTCCTTACCAACCGAGCAATctcaccctttttctttctgcattaaataaacaaacgagcgGAAAGGCTTTAAATTTCTACAATGCGTCGCTGTTTTGTAGCGAAATTCAAGAAGGTTACTCATATCTCGAAAATCGCcacaaaaaattgaacctttttcgtttgtttgtttatttgatgTAAGAAGGCAAAGAGAGAGCTTGCTTGGTCGGTAAATGTAGGAGTATGTACTACAGgactttgaagttttttttaggtATTACACCGACTATAGATATGTTCAGAAAACccgtaaaaagaagaaatgaagaaaaaaaaagaaggtgcTATGTTTTACCGATGTTGAAAATTCTCTACCTTTCTTGCATTTCTTGTCGAGTTTCTTGATCTTGTCGCACGTCTTTGGGTCGCCCTTTTTCAGGGTTAAAGTCCGGCTCCGCGTGTTCGTCTTAACATCGCAAGCCGACCAGTCGCTCTTCTCGTACCTGCAGGACGCTGTACCGGCGGAAACTGCTGGTTAGTAGCAATAACATACATTATATAACAATAGCGTTAGAaagtcaaaaataaaaaaacctcACAAATGTTGAATCGATGGTATCGTACTGGGAGTTTTTCTTGAAAGGACCGGATCGTAGCGCGCATGCTTCaacttgtttaattttgattgACTGATATCCGTGTTTGCAATCTGAAGCAAACCTTTGCTGACAATAACTTCTCGTATATTAACTTTCCGTCGACAAGGTAGAGTTTCACTGACTCCGTCGGCAAGGTGAAGTTTTTACCGACTTCGTCGGCAGGGTAGTTTTTACCGATTCCGTCGATAAGGTAGGTCTAGAATATTCTTTCTCTGTGATAGttatttgaaaacattttcacaaaattggtCACGCTTAGATGAGTTTCAATCGTCGAGCAGGACCTTTGAAGAAAAACTCACGGTACAAGGAGAGCATTTGACGAAGGTTTAATTATGAACGTACCGCGATCCTTGGCACCTCGTGAAACTCTAACGAGAAGTTCGTCGTGCATGTCGTCGTCCCAAAGTCCCGCATATTCCAGCTGATCCTGTACAGGCGTCGCGACGGCAATCGCAATAAGCGCCGCGGCGCTGATCACCAACAGACTCGAGCAGATCTTCATTATAACTGTGGGTGACGAGAATGATGGTCCATAAATTATTGACTCGAAAGCTTTTCTCTTGTGTTTTGTCTTTcgtgtatattataaatcTCAGCAGGATTTAGGATTTTTGCATTTGAAAAGTAAATCATTCTTCGCTAACATCTACTTCTAATAAGTGTCTACCCGcgtaaaaacacaaaaaacgtCGTGCATGTATCGGAAAATGTcttcatgacgtcagagcctgattttcggcgccattttatcaccacataacctaagttttttaattttaatgaaggTAAATCATAATTCTTGGGCTTTCACAATACTCATGtgacataaattaattaaaaataatcaacaataTACCTCTTCCACTATCCATACGTGAAAAAAAGACGATCAATGGTCAACTGATTGCAttagtgttatttttttccaccagatcaCGCATTGCAAAGTGTGTAAAATCACAGTATAACTGTATAGTTTTAAACCTTTCGTTTAATCGAAAAGAGAGCAAAAATATTACCAAActaattttcgtttctctgtttaagaagaagaagaacaaaaaaaaaaagaagaagaataaataaaaaaatctcctgAAAAAGCTCGTGTAACGTATTCGTGTTATATTATCGTTATACTCTTGTATTACAGACCGTAAATATaactcttctttctttctttccctccCTCCCGGGCGTGTTTATAAGACCCACGGAGTTTATCATTATGCACGTGCATGCTGCACGCTgctatgcatatatatacataaaatacttatacatatatacagtttTCTTTCGCTGCACCCCACGCAGGTCAGAATCCGTGGCTAATAATAGACGAGGGGCAGCATCGACTATACTTTCTTTCACACATTATAGATATACCTTCTTCGAATTTGCTggttattttttgaaaattatttaaatacttttttattgtattaatCCGCCTTCTCATATATTTCTTTATCACAATTTATCAGACAATTTTTCCTTCCATCTGAACGGTCGCGTGTGTAGACTtccaatattttataattatacattagATTCCTACTTTTAACGCCatatttgcaataattttattcttccgTATTTTCAGGAATAAACTGATCCCTCGACAGCGGCATCTCGTTAATATTTATACTATTCACTACATCATTTATGCTTCACTTTGTTCAACCTACGCTTCTGTAATGTATGTACAGCTATAATTTTACTTCATGCCATGCGCGTCGCCTTTTGCTGCTACTCGCGTTCAACTTCAAGCTCATTCAAACCGTTTCAATCGtagaaaaacaatatttatgtacaattttcaaactcggAGAGATATTAcgaaaaatgacaaatataatcaaaagaaattcaagttaaaaaaaaaaaagacaaacaacatttcaaattttcaccgcaaaaattaaattcgttaTTCACCAGCTTTCGTTATCGCAAAAATTAATCTCAAAACAATTAAACGATTacgatttactttttttttttttcacgaatggATTAACGCATCTTTTTTCGAAACTCATCACTAAGAGTCgactatttttcataattcttatattacatgtacaacaacaacaacaacaataataataataataataataataataaaccgaGAACCCATTTCAAGGTATGATTATACTCGATAAATATTGGCGACAATAATTCGTTCCAgcataaataaatgtaaataatttagaaCGCGCTGATTGTTAGTTAAGGAGCGAAGCGATCCGTAATATGAGCAATAATTTTGTTATAGTTGCACAAATTCGCCGCCATAGAAACGGGGGTGGAAGGACGAGGGCTGGATAGTAAtacgtaaaatgaaaatccttGAATATTGCAGGCAGTGCGACGGGCGGAAAGGAAAAGCTACGGGCACCCTCTGAACCTTAAAGTGAAGGTAAACAGACGCGCCGGAGGCTCAGAAGTGGGCGCAGATAAAACGCGTCTGTGCAGCAGCCTGCGGAAGCTACTGTAAAGCTGTTCTTGTATCCTGTAGTCGTCGAGGCAAATACGGTTATTGCTACCCTTGTGCGTAGgaatatatggggtattccacgccaactcgagcAGTTCTAAGCCCTGATCATCTCGAATTCGATTCATGTTTTGTTCTAACATTTTAGTCGGTAAAAAACGtggcctgaatttttttcaaatttttttattgaatggtttttttttttttcataaatatttgaagtcgattccgaatgtccatttttttaaatctgaaaatgtTCTCAAGAATTCAGTAAATGACGCATAACACGGGGGGTTGTTAAGGAAAACGTGAGCCGAatactttttctatttttttttttttttttaccgcctatttcgaaattttgaaatttttaaacccaattTTAACACAGGATCAAATCGTAAGCGTCAAATGAGGATtaatttacttgtaaatgttcGGTTTCACTAATTCTGTTAATATAGATAATtttgagtttaaaaatttggaaatttcgaattacgtgataaaaaaaaaatggaaaaaaatttcggcccACGTTTTTCTTAACGGAGGGAGTTTTTTGTCTTTCACTGGATTTCTGAGacttttttcaggtttttaaaAATGGGCATTTGCAATtgacttcaaatatttgtaaaaataaaaaaatttgaataaaagtttcaaacgcgggtaattcgaattatttgatggcgaaacttgaattgaagaaatcaaacttttacgaaacaacaaagtgCAAAATGCAAGATTCCGAAGAGTCAAGTCTCGACGGAACAAAGTTCGGAAAAGTAAACGTTCGATAAAGTAAAATTCCGAAtgttaaaatatactcacagaGCTTAGTTTACTCGACGATTTGGAGTTAAAAATCAGAAGTaccaaaaatcagaatgaccaggattccgaacgtaaaaatataaaaaatccgaaacaaagaaaaatcaaagtgatcaaatttcacaaagacaaaaattcacagatcccaaaaatcttcgatcattcggaatttccaTACTtcagaattttaaatctttaaaTTAACTTTCGCGACGAATCAAAATCGGAATTCAACGCTTcgggaacttttcaaattcggaatttcaacccacCCCACACAATCGTCACAAGTCatcaaaagcaaaaaaaaaaaatatatatatatatatgcaaaccACGAGTGATCGTAATCAAATAGAATTCTGTTCATGTTTTGATTTTCTACTCAGAAGTATAAAATATCCTtctatatattaataataataataataacaataataataataatatagtaaccgcgactagaaatttctctATCTTGGTATACCGGAAGGGAAACTTGAAAGCACCTTTTTGTCCATAATTTCTACGGTCAGGTGAAATTGTTCCCCGTCTAGTATTCGTAAAATGTTCGTATTCCTGCTCCCTCCTTGCTCCTTCCTTGctccttcctccttcctccttcctcctTAATTCCTTGCTCGAATTATCAGATTTATCGTTGCGACAGCGGGCAGAGCGTTCCAACTTCATTTCCTAGTTGGTACCATTATACCAGCATCTCGCAGACTAATTGCGgaatttatttctcaatcCACCACCACCGTCACTgctgtgtatgtatgtaaaagcCAACGCAAGCCGTGCGCACAGCGGGAATTTAATACACGCCGTAGATATtacgttcaattttattatttacgcAAAGATTGTCATGCGAATTGCCCGACAGTTGACATCCATCACGTTCTTAGGCCTTACCTATAGAAAGACCGCGGTCTAAATTCTCATCGTTTCGTTATCTccatttttattcctcttattttcaaaaatatattatttaaattcgtAAAATATCACCGTCGGagcaaaaaaacgaaaacaaaaaaaaaaaaaaaataattctctaattttttcacattttcatttaGAGCCCTTGAGTCTTCCTGctggccttttttttttgtacttaatTCTTGATGCGCACTAGAATGGGCAATTCACCGCAAATCTTGTTCTCGTACAATCGAAAATAACgaagtttcgaaattcaacgaagaagatgaaataaaaaaaaaaaataaaaaaatagtatgaAACATGACGGTTTGGTAccttgaaaaatgattcaaaaataatacacttaATTAAAACACCCTCAATTGGTGTGGAATATACGATATACAGGGAGACTAAGGGCtgggaataaaaatctgaaagtaTTAGAGAGCAATTTTTTCAGAGCACATAAAAATGTCAGCGAATTTTCTCTTTGACTAGATTAAGAATTAATCGGACCGACGATTTAAGGgttggggagaaaaaaagttgaattttttaggaCCAGAATACCGAATTTTTATAGccattgtaaaattgaaaaattttgtaaacgtAGAAAGTCAAAGTACAGAATGACGAAGTTTATAAAAAAGGTCAAAACATGgaaggaaaaaatcgaaaatccgTACACGATTCTATATTATCGAGAGaaattctgacgattctacAATTCGGCATTCTACATGTCCCGGCCTTTCTATTCTTCTACATCTCAATACTTTTctagatttttaaattctgcaaTAATAATGGctcttcttcaatttttttctatctttctatatttttatttctacacccccaataaaaaacttgaatatCCTTTAATCAAacgttatttcaaaaaaaagttatacttGTTTCACATCAAACGTCAATAAAGGACcttaaaaataacttttgaaagattaGATCTTATCATAAATTGATAACAGAACTTTTTCTATGCAGAGGGTTAATATTCCCTGAAAATAATACATTCCGGTCTTATCAGTACACAAATACGTTGATGcttcataaaattccaaagtttaaaacaaatttttccgatgttatttaaatgggaaatagaaaatcgcgatgagacACCTTTTTCTCGTCACTTCGAACAATATTTcagacttgaattttttttcaattttttatccatattatttatttatcgcgAATTGTGAGGGTGTTTAGGTATATGTTCAAGTgtgttaaaatatttaaataaaaaaagggaaaaatgaaaatggaggGTGGCTCGTGACGTTATTACGAAACGTGTTTGTGCATATCACGGTACGTTGAGCATCTGGGTCAACGTTGATTATTATCCATGTAGATACATATACGTCGAAAGGAAGAgggtgaagataaaaaaaaaaaaaaaaaaaaatgtttcaaaacgCTCGGTTCACAGTTCAGAAATGACTTATCCGTTAAATCGAACAACCGGAAACGATGCTTCATATACAATTACACAGATAGCAACGAACAGCGATAGTTGATAAATGAAGTATATCGATCTACAAAGGAACGCGTGATAAATtgactgaataaaaaataatccagtATCCTAATCCGTTGAGATAAACCGCAGGAAGGAGTTTTAAGGGttcgaaagaaagaagaaccACAGAGGGCGCAAGGCGGTTGAAACCATACTGACAATCGTCGATCGATGGTCCGAAAATCGTGAAAGAAAATCATCCTCGTCATCATCAGGATCATATCATATCACATCATCGTCGGTTAAGGATAGTTTTAAACCGTCTCGGGGTTGGGGATGGGAGTGTAAAAGACCTGGTGTACGCGGGGCGTATCCTCCTAGgtgaaaatcgatgaaaacaCGGGGCATGCGTGGGGTAATTCACCCTGAGACTCGATCGGGTTAGATGTAATGCGAAATGACGGTCCAGGCAGGATCAGCGTTGAAAACAAGGCCGGAGTTGACGTTAAGAGTGACGTTAAGGTGACGTTAAGGCGCTGCAAGTTATGATCGATGCACGTACGTACCTTAGATCGCGATGCTGCTGACGAAGGCTTCCAGAAAGTGGCAAAAGATCAGACCGACTCCTCAAACACGTCACAGAGTCGAATCAATCCTCGAACCTTCGAACCAAAGGCGTCGGCGTCGCGTTTATGGATACTTTACTAACGTACTGACGGTTGTCCGCGCTCAATTCCTCCTCCTTCGCCGATGCCGATGCTCCCgatgatgctgctgctgcaacgGTGTGCCGGGTTTTGTGTTGGCGGTGCTGCGGCTCGAGGATGGAACCGCGTCTGCGCCCAGCGAATGCGAGCCCAGCGCCCACGACACCCTCTTccacttctcttctcttctcttctcttctcttctcttctctgcCTCTCCCGGCTCTTATCTCGGCTCCCGTTTCTCCCGGTCgttcccttcttcttcttcttcttcctctatTCTCCGTTAGTCGACTTGCCGTGGGTATATTGCTCGTTACactcctctccctctccctctttctctctctctctctctctctctctctctctttccctctctctctctttataccCTTCCTTTAGCATCGACGTACAACTATACAtccatgcatacatacacctACTGCAGAGCAGGATTTATTTCCAGATTACGATCGTACATACGAGTAGCTTACACgcgtgtatgtataacgtaGACGTATGCGTGTGTGGGTATGCCGTCGTCGAGTCAGGGCTAATGTCCCGTCGTTATCAACTTAATACGCGCTATTTGTTGTAATCAGGAATGTTGCGGGTATTCgggggatttttttctttctttctttcttctttttcttttttttcttttctttctgtcAGTCGTCTCAGCTGACGAAGCTTCTCACTCTGCGGacctgattattattattgttgttgttgttttttttatcctttttatttttttctgtgtacatttttatttgtactGAAATCTGTAGGAGGataaggggggaggggggggggggggggggggggggaattgtTAACGGAATTATCACACTATTATATTCTAAAAGGATCGaattgattatattattaagtGATAGTAAGTATTCTTACCACaaattttatatccattttcgtttttcttccttttttttttttggatactTAGACTACTTCTCAACACATTTCTTTGcgcttttttttgctatttctgaTGGTATCATAGTTGTACAGTTTTTAATACTCGAAAGCAATTATTGCGATGTAATGTAGATTGTTATTTAAACTGAAaccaaattgattgaaaaatatcgtgaaaattcaaggagtaatttattttccagAGAGTTTGAACATGTTTTATAATAAATCGCAAGTTATCGGGTCGCTGATTAATAAGAATCTGaattcagatttaaaaaatttaagatcgTGGATCCAACatggcggacgaaaatttcaaattcatctaGTTGGCTGTACTCGCAATTATTTTTAGACAGCTTTTAGACGAATTGTCCTAAACATCTCATTTTCAACATCGTTCTTTTATCAACAAATGGTTAATATGTCGCTATTAAAATCCTtcgattttattaaattatacatcgTTTCATCAGCTTTGCTCGACGATCTTCTGTTTAACGTAGCGACAAACTAGCTTTGTAAAATAACTTgaatagttgaaaatatttcaacaatttcaagACCTTCAGCACtagttttatgaaaatttaattctcaGTATTCTCTTCCTGACGGAAAATATTAACGTGTCGAATCATATAATGTTTGTAAAGAATTTAACgtctaatttattattacataatttGTCATGTGAATTggataaaatatgtaaaaaatcacaTGATTATGCCTCAAAAGCACAAATCATCGGATGATTGATAACTGCTTGTGGTTTGtgcttttttaatttatttgacgattttttatacccaTATTTTTACTTAACAAATAACGTAATAAATTACAGGCTacattttctcaaaatatcCTACGATTTGAAACGTCAACTTCAGGCATCAACGAACGTTTTTCGATGTCAACAGCTGACTCCAACTTCTTCATCAACATGCTTCACATTTTCTACTTCATACCTAAAAGCACGAAAAATTGGTTTGGTTTTATCGACAAGCGAGATGCTAgagttttcctttcttttttcttttctttttcaaaccgttcacaattttcttcatttgtttGCAGTACaacagctcgtcaaattaattttcaatttctgttcTCCATAATATTCACGCTTCATAATTCTTCCCGCCGGCGCTGCCatgttcttattattattattattataagccCGTTGTACACAATCGGGCAGTGATTTATGTGTGTATCCCTAAAACCGATCTCACAGGTCGATATAGATAAGGCGCAAGATTGATACCGCTTACACTTCTCCTGATTAATGATCTACTCTCACTTCATTTTTCGGGGTCTCCTCAGTTTTTACTCGACAGCAGTTGTACCCTTGGGAATTACATTGacgcgttttttcaaaatcaatcaatccgATTCGTATTTCCGGTTCAATAACGCCAATAAAACTAGCAGATAACTAATAAATCCTCGATGAAATtgatttctacgattttcaacgaattttctaAAGAAATTGAGACATTTAttccatttctttattctattttttgtttctttttcttttttaagcaaaaaattttaaacatgcATAGTTtcttatgaaagaaaaattagaaaaaatgaatttttttcaataaaaaatctaccagcgatacttgaattttctaacaaaaattatcacgat from Diprion similis isolate iyDipSimi1 chromosome 3, iyDipSimi1.1, whole genome shotgun sequence includes:
- the LOC124404774 gene encoding uncharacterized protein LOC124404774 isoform X2, with amino-acid sequence MKICSSLLVISAAALIAIAVATPVQDQLEYAGLWDDDMHDELLVRVSRGAKDRVSAGTASCRYEKSDWSACDVKTNTRSRTLTLKKGDPKTCDKIKKLDKKCKKECRYEKGTWSECVDQQMNRIDNLKPDSDRSCEKTRRRTKRCKPETNAKKTPKSDRSNKKSGKQ
- the LOC124404774 gene encoding uncharacterized protein LOC124404774 isoform X1, yielding MKICSSLLVISAAALIAIAVATPVQDQLEYAGLWDDDMHDELLVRVSRGAKDRVSAGTASCRYEKSDWSACDVKTNTRSRTLTLKKGDPKTCDKIKKLDKKCKKGVALSTECRYEKGTWSECVDQQMNRIDNLKPDSDRSCEKTRRRTKRCKPETNAKKTPKSDRSNKKSGKQ